From one Paenibacillus sp. FSL K6-1330 genomic stretch:
- a CDS encoding SAM-dependent methyltransferase — MINVSYLALTEPIKIIIGASSQNYEGWIQTQEDELDLLRLEDWEQSFKDRRIEVILSEHVWEHLTYEEGVQAAKICYKYLNTGGYIRCAVPDGYFPNEEYQNIVKIGGPGPLDHPAASHKIVHNYKTITTMFEEAGFEVELLEYCDEDGEFYFKDWNPENGFIYRSKRFDHRNQNGNLGFVSLIIDAKKK; from the coding sequence ATGATAAATGTTTCTTATTTAGCATTAACAGAACCAATTAAAATCATTATAGGTGCTTCATCGCAGAACTATGAAGGATGGATACAAACGCAAGAGGATGAACTGGATTTACTAAGATTAGAAGATTGGGAACAAAGTTTCAAAGATCGCAGAATTGAAGTAATACTATCAGAGCACGTTTGGGAGCATTTAACTTACGAAGAAGGAGTTCAGGCTGCAAAGATTTGTTACAAGTATTTGAATACGGGAGGTTATATTCGTTGTGCAGTTCCTGATGGATATTTTCCAAATGAAGAGTATCAGAACATAGTCAAGATTGGTGGCCCAGGACCACTGGATCACCCGGCAGCAAGTCATAAGATAGTACATAATTATAAGACTATAACTACTATGTTTGAGGAAGCAGGCTTTGAAGTAGAGTTATTAGAATATTGTGATGAAGATGGGGAGTTTTATTTTAAAGACTGGAATCCAGAGAATGGATTTATCTATAGGTCTAAGAGATTTGACCATCGAAACCAGAACGGAAATTTGGGATTTGTATCGTTAATTATTGATGCAAAAAAGAAATAA
- a CDS encoding GNAT family N-acetyltransferase: protein MQIEQALDSEIITKLNRDIQELHFSLYPDRFKPFDFKTINEFFKKVMENPKNLFLIIKDNDQSLGYVWLEFREYQESAFTKSSKSIFVHHLSISKEHQNKGYGSSLMDRIYEIAENNSISRIELDYWLDNEIAKRFYEKNEFIRYREFVFKQL from the coding sequence ATGCAAATTGAACAAGCCTTAGATTCAGAAATAATTACTAAACTCAATAGAGATATTCAAGAATTACATTTTTCACTGTATCCAGATCGTTTTAAGCCTTTCGATTTTAAGACGATCAATGAATTCTTTAAGAAAGTAATGGAGAATCCCAAAAATCTATTTTTAATTATTAAAGATAATGATCAATCTCTTGGTTACGTTTGGTTAGAATTCAGAGAATATCAGGAAAGTGCATTTACTAAAAGCTCTAAATCCATATTTGTACATCATCTTAGTATTTCGAAAGAGCATCAAAATAAAGGATATGGTTCATCGTTAATGGATAGAATTTATGAAATTGCAGAAAACAATAGTATTAGTAGGATTGAATTAGATTATTGGTTAGATAATGAAATAGCAAAAAGGTTCTATGAGAAGAATGAATTTATTAGATATCGAGAATTTGTATTCAAACAATTATAA
- a CDS encoding helix-turn-helix transcriptional regulator has translation MISYKPFQKLLIDREIKKQDLLKMTGISSATMAKLNTNEYVSLEVIDKLCTVLGCQPGDLLEHIAEQ, from the coding sequence ATGATTAGTTACAAACCTTTTCAAAAATTATTGATCGACAGGGAAATTAAGAAGCAGGATTTACTTAAAATGACGGGGATTTCATCTGCTACAATGGCGAAGCTCAATACGAATGAATATGTTTCGCTAGAAGTAATTGATAAACTATGTACAGTTTTAGGTTGTCAGCCAGGAGATTTATTGGAACATATAGCAGAGCAATGA
- a CDS encoding class I SAM-dependent methyltransferase, which translates to MNRMTRDKAMQYAKYRLPFSIEASKYVIDIANVSEGVVADIGAGTGLLTKHFVGNVKKVFVIEPDFEMRELAKELIGEREDVEFQDGLAENTNLLAHSIDLIVAANAYHRFHPESTIKEFKRILKPNGMLAVFSYYDDSNFFRDTLRVCNDEQYVKRLTESRHIKPVQYFYGDSTPNRYLFKQEHNETWDEYWGAVISSMESPDEREEWFVTFQEAHKQRFNDLARDGVITVMYDTEVWLGQPKYI; encoded by the coding sequence ATGAATAGAATGACACGTGATAAAGCCATGCAATATGCCAAATATCGATTGCCTTTTTCAATAGAAGCAAGTAAATATGTTATTGATATAGCGAATGTAAGTGAAGGTGTAGTTGCTGATATTGGTGCAGGAACAGGACTTTTGACAAAACATTTTGTTGGTAATGTAAAGAAGGTATTTGTAATTGAACCTGATTTTGAAATGCGTGAACTTGCAAAGGAACTGATTGGGGAAAGAGAGGATGTAGAATTCCAAGATGGATTAGCTGAGAATACAAATCTGCTTGCACATTCTATAGATCTAATTGTAGCAGCCAATGCTTATCATAGATTTCATCCAGAAAGTACAATTAAAGAATTTAAAAGGATACTTAAACCTAATGGAATGTTAGCTGTTTTTTCATATTATGATGACTCAAATTTTTTCAGGGATACATTGCGAGTATGTAACGATGAACAATATGTTAAGCGATTGACTGAGTCTAGGCACATCAAACCAGTTCAATATTTTTATGGAGACTCAACACCAAATAGATATTTGTTTAAACAAGAGCATAACGAGACATGGGATGAATATTGGGGGGCAGTTATCTCTAGCATGGAATCACCGGATGAGAGAGAGGAATGGTTCGTAACATTTCAAGAAGCACATAAACAACGATTCAATGATTTGGCAAGAGATGGTGTAATTACAGTAATGTACGATACAGAAGTGTGGCTAGGACAACCAAAATATATATAA
- the xerA gene encoding site-specific tyrosine recombinase/integron integrase, which produces MKIWMIPFTSESIQQLYTLFEGTEIHVDSMLMKECSLFNNEVHIQDHIPIYSWNESIKSSFVYALQLRGYSKKTIKAYCSQVHRFHAFVQQQNQRMGHEKLIQSYSLHLLHRKCSHSYVNQALSAIKFYAQKVLLHEETVSYVRPKKEKKLPNVLSMNEVMLILKALHNLKHRAILYLTYSSGLRVGEVVRLKTQNIDFERKTLRVSQGKGRKDRLTLLSDTAMDMVQPYLQQEKPEKWMFPGQHPERHMTERTVQKVFEQARTASGIQKKVSIHALRHSFATHLLEGGIDIRFIQELLGHQSVRTTERYTHVSVKDIRRIKSPLDQLEEEITGEES; this is translated from the coding sequence ATGAAGATCTGGATGATTCCATTTACGTCCGAATCCATTCAACAGTTGTATACACTTTTTGAAGGAACGGAGATTCATGTTGATAGCATGTTGATGAAAGAGTGCAGCCTGTTCAACAATGAAGTTCACATACAGGATCACATTCCAATCTATTCATGGAATGAGTCGATAAAAAGTTCTTTCGTTTATGCACTGCAGCTTCGAGGTTATAGTAAAAAAACGATAAAAGCTTATTGTAGTCAAGTCCATCGATTTCATGCTTTTGTACAGCAGCAAAATCAGAGGATGGGTCACGAGAAATTGATTCAGAGTTATTCCTTACACTTACTTCATAGGAAATGTTCTCATTCCTATGTTAATCAAGCGCTCAGCGCGATCAAATTCTATGCTCAAAAAGTATTATTGCATGAGGAAACAGTCTCTTATGTTCGCCCTAAGAAAGAAAAGAAGTTGCCGAATGTGTTATCGATGAACGAAGTGATGTTGATCTTAAAAGCACTCCATAATTTAAAACATCGTGCGATCCTATACCTTACTTATTCTTCAGGATTACGGGTAGGGGAAGTGGTCCGGTTGAAAACTCAAAACATTGATTTCGAGCGAAAAACACTTCGGGTTTCTCAAGGCAAAGGTCGAAAGGATCGTCTTACGCTATTATCCGATACAGCTATGGATATGGTTCAACCGTATTTACAACAAGAAAAGCCTGAGAAGTGGATGTTCCCAGGTCAACACCCAGAGCGCCATATGACTGAACGAACGGTTCAAAAAGTGTTCGAACAAGCACGTACTGCCTCTGGAATCCAGAAAAAGGTTAGTATTCACGCCTTACGCCATTCATTCGCTACTCATCTATTGGAAGGTGGAATAGACATTCGCTTCATTCAAGAGTTGCTCGGTCATCAAAGTGTACGCACCACCGAAAGGTATACACATGTGAGTGTGAAGGACATAAGAAGAATTAAAAGTCCGTTAGATCAATTGGAAGAGGAGATTACGGGAGAGGAGTCGTAA
- a CDS encoding GNAT family N-acetyltransferase codes for MQEYQTIKMNDFSNDQINQIRMLEQLCKIYDKSSLRVGIESLKEIYGDQAFLCQHEDQLIGFLSWYSSDGIEANINSMVHPQFRRSGVFRGLLKGATSEMQMHGILTCRFRITSNSESGIDCIRHLGASFSSSEFSMTFKGVEVTKLCFGDVNLRLAVEQDLEFLIKCLSQAFGDSESWTRKYLSHTKEPSRITYIAMDSLTPV; via the coding sequence ATGCAAGAATATCAAACTATAAAAATGAATGATTTTTCAAATGATCAGATCAATCAAATCAGAATGCTAGAACAGTTGTGCAAGATATACGATAAGTCAAGTTTGAGGGTGGGGATCGAAAGCCTTAAAGAGATATATGGAGATCAGGCTTTTCTTTGCCAACACGAAGATCAGTTAATCGGTTTTCTAAGTTGGTATTCTTCAGATGGGATTGAAGCTAATATTAATAGTATGGTTCATCCGCAATTCCGCCGTTCTGGTGTTTTTCGGGGATTACTTAAAGGGGCAACGTCGGAGATGCAAATGCATGGCATCCTTACTTGCCGTTTCAGAATTACATCAAACTCTGAGTCAGGTATTGATTGTATAAGACATTTAGGGGCTAGCTTTAGTTCATCTGAATTCTCTATGACCTTCAAGGGCGTAGAAGTTACAAAATTATGTTTCGGAGACGTTAATTTGCGATTGGCTGTAGAACAGGATTTAGAGTTTTTGATTAAGTGTTTATCTCAGGCTTTTGGAGATTCAGAGTCTTGGACTAGGAAGTATTTGAGCCATACTAAAGAGCCTTCACGTATTACTTATATTGCTATGGACAGTCTGACACCAGTATAG
- the cysK gene encoding cysteine synthase A, which produces MSRIAKNLTELIGNTPLLELANFTRKHQVKSKIIVKLEYFNPAGSVKDRIGFAMIKDAEERGLINQNSVIIEPTSGNTGVGLAFAAAALGYRLIITLPESFSVERRKLLIALGAELVLTPAPEGMSGAIKKAEEIAATIPDSFIPQQFKNPANPEIHKKTTAEEIWRDTEGKVDIFICGVGTGGTISGVGEILKQRKPTVKIVAIEPSDSPVLSGGNKGVHKIQGIGAGFVPDNFNRLVVDEIIQVRNEDAFETARFLARSEGLLVGISSGAAAYVALQVAMRPENEDKNIVVLLPDTGERYLSTALYPEV; this is translated from the coding sequence TTGTCCAGAATTGCAAAGAATCTCACAGAACTTATAGGTAATACTCCATTATTAGAGCTAGCTAATTTTACAAGAAAACACCAAGTTAAATCGAAAATCATTGTAAAATTGGAATACTTCAATCCTGCAGGCAGTGTAAAGGACAGAATTGGATTTGCAATGATTAAAGACGCTGAAGAAAGAGGTTTGATAAATCAGAATTCAGTAATCATTGAACCTACAAGCGGGAATACAGGTGTAGGGCTAGCCTTCGCAGCTGCAGCATTAGGATACAGATTGATCATCACTCTTCCTGAAAGTTTCAGTGTCGAACGTCGAAAATTATTGATTGCTCTAGGAGCGGAACTAGTTCTAACACCTGCTCCTGAAGGAATGTCAGGAGCAATAAAGAAGGCTGAAGAAATAGCGGCAACTATTCCAGATTCATTTATACCTCAACAATTTAAGAATCCGGCAAATCCAGAAATACATAAAAAGACGACAGCAGAAGAAATTTGGAGAGATACTGAAGGTAAAGTAGATATCTTTATTTGTGGTGTTGGAACAGGAGGAACAATATCTGGAGTAGGTGAAATACTTAAACAAAGAAAACCTACAGTAAAGATTGTCGCAATAGAGCCTTCCGACTCTCCAGTGCTTTCAGGAGGCAATAAGGGAGTTCATAAAATTCAAGGAATCGGCGCTGGCTTTGTTCCTGATAACTTTAATAGATTAGTTGTTGATGAAATTATACAAGTAAGAAATGAAGATGCATTCGAAACTGCTCGCTTTCTGGCTAGATCTGAGGGATTATTAGTTGGTATTTCATCTGGTGCTGCGGCATATGTTGCACTACAAGTTGCAATGAGACCGGAAAACGAAGACAAGAACATAGTAGTACTTCTTCCAGATACAGGTGAACGGTATTTATCGACTGCTCTTTATCCAGAAGTATAA
- a CDS encoding ATP-binding protein produces the protein MRRLVIMTVGKTHSGKTTFAKELESELQQAIVIDQDNHAEFINSHYKKLRPIEGPNTFKFSITNAIVNYAMEQSDFHIILSNSNLNKSGRTNVLQNFHDNGFESIIVHFNLPIDLLKERVTQTQRSKAIFRSALNFLEVLERQENTIEIQPTKDEVNYLFDIKDPNDTLEIIQQIKEISEFR, from the coding sequence ATGAGGCGCCTGGTAATCATGACGGTTGGAAAAACTCATAGTGGAAAAACCACTTTTGCTAAAGAATTAGAATCTGAACTACAACAAGCCATAGTCATTGATCAGGATAATCATGCTGAATTTATTAATAGCCATTATAAGAAACTTCGCCCTATAGAAGGTCCTAATACTTTTAAATTTTCTATAACAAATGCTATTGTTAACTATGCTATGGAGCAAAGCGATTTCCACATTATCTTAAGCAATTCCAATTTAAATAAATCAGGAAGAACAAATGTACTCCAGAACTTTCATGACAATGGATTTGAAAGTATTATAGTCCACTTTAATTTACCAATTGATTTATTGAAAGAACGTGTTACACAAACCCAAAGAAGTAAAGCTATATTTAGAAGTGCCTTGAACTTTTTGGAAGTATTGGAGAGACAAGAAAATACGATAGAAATTCAACCTACTAAAGATGAAGTTAATTATCTATTTGACATCAAGGACCCCAATGATACTTTGGAAATTATTCAACAAATAAAAGAGATAAGTGAATTTAGATAA
- a CDS encoding YobA family protein — MKRIMVVALMMMLFAGCSPKEGTEINRTLNEGGGFILEVTEDRILVIEKKYMNKTWKDIMEEYVGEAIWLRTNTRNLKPGQKIHYKIKGGIDESYPSQAEAKEIKIVKE, encoded by the coding sequence ATGAAGAGAATAATGGTAGTTGCTCTGATGATGATGTTATTTGCTGGTTGTAGTCCCAAAGAAGGGACCGAAATAAACCGGACTCTAAATGAAGGTGGAGGATTTATTTTAGAAGTAACTGAAGATCGTATTTTAGTGATTGAGAAGAAATATATGAATAAGACTTGGAAGGATATTATGGAGGAGTATGTCGGAGAAGCAATATGGTTAAGAACCAATACAAGAAACTTAAAACCTGGTCAAAAAATACATTATAAAATTAAGGGTGGAATCGACGAATCATACCCCTCACAAGCAGAAGCCAAAGAAATAAAGATAGTAAAGGAATAA